A segment of the Robbsia sp. KACC 23696 genome:
TACTGCATCGATCATGCAGCAAGATGGAATCGATCCCTTCGCATCGTGCAGGTGACGCATGGATACGCTTACATGCGGTCGAACAATGGTTCCCCGTGACGCGAATCGGGCGACATGTCTGCGCTAAAAAAACGGTCGCGCGGTCGTACATAGTCGTATCCCGTTCACCGTTCGCTAATGTATTACGAGATGACTGGCCGCGATCTGGCAGGACCGCGCAGATCGTCTTCGCACGGCCCTCAGATCGGCGTTGTGACGAACTCCTAAAATAGATAGGCTTGGGTTACTATCTCTCAGCCCTAGCCGCTGGCGCGGGCCGATCCACTTACGAGATATGACTGAGCTACAGCCGCCGGGGGATGGCGCATCGCGGCCGTTCGATCCGCAATACGACGACCATCGCGATACCCGCAAATGGGCCCTGTTCGCCATTCCGGCGCTGGGTATCGTTTTGCTGGCGATTTTATGGTCGGTGATCGGCACGCGCTTATCGGTCGAACATCGTTCGGTCAGTGCAGACTCCGCCGCATCGGCGGACATCCTCGCGTCCGCGCTCGAACAGCACACGGTCAAGGCGATCCATCAGATCGACCAGATCACGCGCTTCATCAAGTTCGAATTCGAGAAGGATCCGGCGCACTTCAATTTGGACCTTGCCTTCTCGCAGGGCCTCGTCCCACCCGATGTGCTGCTCCAAGTCTCGCTGATCGATGCCAACGGCAAGATGCTCGAGGCGGTCAGCACGCGACCGGGACAACGTGGCATCACGGTAACCTCCGGCGCAAAGACACCGGTGGACGTCTCCGACCGCGAACATTTCCGCTATCACGTCACCCACGACAACGACGAGCTGTTTATCAGCAAGCCGGTCCTCGGCCGCGCATCGGGACAATGGACGCTGCAGTTCACGCGGCGCCTCAACGATGCCGCAAATCAGTTCGACGGCATCGTCGTGGTCTCGGTGGACCCGCGCTACTTCACATCGGATTTCTATAACACCGCCGCGCTCGGTGAGAGTGGCGTCATTGCCGTGATCAGCGACGACGGCACCGTGCTGTCGCGCCAGACTGGCAATCACGATCCGGAGCATCGCTTCACGGCGGGCGTCCGTTATCCGGAACCGCAGCACTTGTCCGGCCAGATCGAGGATCCGGTGGATAACGTCGCGCGCATCGTCGCCTATCGCCATATCGTCGGTTACCCGCTCGGCATCATGGCCGGCCTGGCCGTCAACGACGAATTGGCTGCGTTCAATCACACGCGTAACGTCTATCTGATGATGACCGCCTTCATCTCGGCGGCCATCATCGTCTTCCTCTTTTACGTCTGGTTGCTGATGCGCAAGCTGATGCAACGCGAACAGGAAATGCGGCTGCTTGCCGAGACGGACATTCTGACCGGATTGCCGAATCGCTATCAGAGCCTGCGAATGCTGCGCCGCGAAGTCCTGCCGCTCGAAAATGTGGGGCGCATCGCGCTGCTGATGGTCGGCCTCGATAATTTCAAGACGATCAACGATTCACTCGGGCATGGCGCTGGTGACCAAGTGTTGATCAAGACAGCCGGGCGTTTGGGAGACTTGTCCGCGCGCCTGAGCAGCGAGGTCCTGATCCTCGCGCGCAGTGGCGGCGACGCCTTCCTGATCGCCATCAAGGGACCGGCGGTGCGCGAGGAATCGGCGCTGCTGGCCGAAGCGATCGCGGAAGCATTGCAGCCCCCGTTCACCGTGCGCGGCATTCCGCTGGTGTTGAACGCCAGTGTCGGTATCGCGCTGTATATGGAAAACGGCGAGAACGAAGCGGACCTGCTGAAGAAAGCGGATCTGGCGATGTACAGCGCCAAGGAAGCCGGCAAGGCCTGCTACCAGTTCTATTCGCCGCACCTCGCACGTCGCGCGGATCGCTTGATGAAGTGGGAGCAGCAGCTGCGCGTCGCGCTGTCGCAAAAACAATTCTTCGTCGAATACCAGCCGATTTTCAATCTACAGGATCGCCGCATCGTCGGATTCGAAACCTTGCTGCGCTGGCATCATCCGGATCAGGGGCTGATTCTCGCGGGGGATTTCATTCCGATCGCCGAATCCACCGGACTGATCCTGCCGCTCGGCGACTTCGCGCTGGATGCCGCCTGCAGTCAGTTATCGCTGTGGCGCGCGCAAGGCTTCGAGGCCTTGACGTTGGCGGTCAATGTCTCGTCGGTCCAGTTCTGGCGCGGCGATCTTGTCGATACCGTGCGGCGGGCGCTGGATAAATACAATGTCCCGCCGGGCCAGTTGGAGCTGGAAATCACCGAAACGGCGATGATCGAGTATCCCGAGCTGGTCTCCGACAAGATCACCGCGCTGAAGGCGCTGGGCGTACGCATCGCCTTGGACGACTTCGGAACCGGCTATTCCTCCCTGTCCTATCTACACCGTTTCCCTGTGGACACACTGAAGATCGATCGCTCTTTCGTGCATGCGATCCCGAACGATCGCAGCGTCTGCTCGATGATTTCGGCGATCGTGGGGCTGGCGAAGTCGCTCGGCCTGACCGTGGTCGTCGAAGGCATCGAGAACGACGAACAGGCCGAATGGCTGTCGCGACTAGGGAGTCTGGATGCGCAAGGCTTCCTGTTCTCGCGGCCGCTGCGTGCGGAGGCGGCGCTGGAAGCGTTACGTCACATTGGGATATCCGGCACCGAGCTGCCCGGCCCCGCAACCGACGCGGCGGCATCTCCCGAGGTCAGCGACGCGCCGAAGAAAGCGTGAGCGTCCTGTTGCGCCTGCGGCGGAACGCGCGCTAGCACGCGCGATACGGGAACCGGCTTAAACGAGACCTAATACGCCGAAGGCGATGGTACAGACGCCGAGCACCAGATTAATGGTCACCATCATGCGAATGCCGGCCAGCGCCTTTGCACCGTCCTGCCATTTTTCCGCCTGCACCGCGCGGCGCAAACGCGGGAACAGCGCAAAGCGAAGGTGCCCGAAAATCAGCATCATCATCACGCCGAAACCGGTCATTGCCTGGACGGGCCAGGGCGACTGACCGCCTCCGCCGAAGCGGCTCATCAGGAAGCCGCCCGAAATCAGAATCACCCCGATGCACACGGCCACCCAGGTGAAGAAGCGTTGCAGCACGCCCAACCAAAGCGGCATGCGCATCTGCGGCGCGATATCGGCGACCGCGGGCCGCAGGCAAAGGTGTGCGAAGAACATGCCCCCTACCCAGACGACGACGGCGAGCAGATGCAGGAATAGCGCGAGTTCTACGACGTGGTTCATCGAGACAACATCCTTTTGCAGAGAAGGTTCGCCCCGCCATGACGGGGGATGGGCGGACGAGCGACAGGCAGCGGCAGTCCCGCCGCCCGCGCTCGCGTCAGCGGATTTCCGGACGCAGGCCCGTGGGCTTCAAACGGTTTGCCGGCACCTTGCCACGCTTCGCGCGTTTCGCGCGATGCGGATCCAGCGCGACACCATTCAACAGCGCTTCCACCGGCTTGCCGCCGCGCTCGCCCTGCAGCACGAGCCCGGCCGACGTGAAGGCCACGCTTTGCAGCAAGGACTGTCCTTCGTCCAATCCGATCAAGGTCACACCGCGACCGCCGCCGGACATCGTTTTCATCTCATCGATGCCGAAGACCAGCAAACGGCCATCGCTGGCGAGACAGCCCACTTCGGTCGAACCGGCGAGCACCGGCGTCGGCATCAAGGGCACCGGTTGAGCGGCGCCTTCGCCTTCGATCGTCATGAAGGCCTTGCCGCTGCGATTCCGACTGACCAGATCGCCGATTTTCGACAGGAAACCATAGCCGGCACTGGTCGCCAGCAACAGCAAGCGGTCGGGCGACGCGGCGTAGTAATGCAACAGACGCGTGCCCGATTCGAGATCGACCAGCGAGGTCACCGGCACGCCGTCGCCGCGACCGCCCGGCAGCCCAGCCACCGCCGACGAATACACGCGGCCGTTGTCGCCCCAGGCGATCAGATTGTCCGTGGTGCGGCATTCGAAGGCACCGTACAAGGCATCGCCCGCCTTGAAGGTGAACATCGCGCTGTCCAGGCCATGGCCCTTCTGCGTGCGGACCCAGCCGCGCGCCGACACGATGACCGTCACCGGCTCGTCGACGATGCGGGCTTCGGCGCTCGCGCGCTTTTCCTGCTGGATCAACGTACGACGCTCGTCGCCGTATTGCTTCGCATCCGCTTCGATCTCGCGGATCATCAAGCGACGCATTGCCGACTCGCTACCAAGCAGTTCCTCGAGCTTCTTCTTCTCGTCGGACAGTTCGGACAATTCGCGTTCGATCTTCAGCCGTTCCAGACGCGCCAATTGGCGCAGCCGGATTTCGAGGATGTCCTCGGCTTGCCGATCGGTCAGCTTGAACCGATCGATCAGCGCCGGCTTCGGCTCATCCGATTCGCGGATGGTCTGAATGACTTCGTCGATATTCAGAAAGACGATCAGGCGCCCTTCCAGGATATGGATGCGGTCGTTGACCTTGCCGAGACGATGCTGCGTGCGGCGGGTCATCGTCGCCTGACGGAACGTCACCCACTCGCCGAGAATGTCCGGAAGCGACTTCTGACGCGGTCGACCGTCGCCACCGATCATCACCAGATTGATCGGCGCGTTCGATTCCATGCTGGTATGCGCCAGAAGTGTATTGATGAACTCGGTCTGATCGATCCGGCTCGACTTCGGCTCGAACACCAGCCGTACCGCCGCATCCTTGCCGGACTCGTCGCGCACCGCGTCGAGCAGGCCCAGGATCGTCTGCTTGCCCGCCAGTTGCTCCGGCGTCAGCGCCTTCTTGCCGAGCTTGATCTTCGGATTGGTCAGATCCTCGATTTCTTCGAGGACCTTCTGACCCGACGTGTTCGGCGGCAACTCCGTCACCACCAGATTCCACTGCCCGCGTGCCAGCTCTTCGATCTTCCAGCGCGCACGGACCTTCAGCGAGCCACGGCCGCTTTCATATGCGGCGGCGATTTCCGCCGGGCTCGAAATGATTTGGCCGCCACCGGGAAAATCCGGGCCCGGCATCAAGGCCAGCACTTCTTCCAGCGACATCTTCGGATTGCGGATCAAGGCCACCGCCGCCGCCGCCGTCTCGCGCAGATTATGCGACGGGATTTCCGTGGCCATCCCCACCGCGATACCGGAAGCACCGTTCAACAGCACGAAGGGCAGACGTGCCGGCAAGAGCCGGGGCTCTTCGAACGCGCCGTCGTAGTTCGGCATGAAATCGACGGTACCCATGCCGATTTCATCGAGCAGCAATTTCGCGATCGGCGTCAGGCGTGCTTCGGTATAACGCATCGCCGCCGCGCCGTCGCCATCGCGCGAGCCAAAGTTGCCCTGGCCGTCGATCAAGGGATAGCGCAACGAGAAGTCTTGCGCCAGACGCACCAAAGCGTCGTATGCCGACTGGTCGCCGTGCGGATGGTACTTACCCAGCACATCCCCGACCACGCGTGCCGATTTCACCGGCTTCGCATCGGAGGCCAGGCCCATTTCGCTCATTGCGTAAAGGATGCGGCGTTGCACCGGCTTCTGCCCGTCGCAGACGTCCGGGAGCGCGCGCCCCTTCACGACCGAGACCGCGTAATCCAGGTACGCCCGCTCCGCGTAGACGCTCAGCGTCAGCGCGTCGTCCGGCGGGCTTGTCTCGATAGTGTCGTATTCCATGACCATGTCCTACCTGCTTTAAATGTCCGCTTCGACTTCGTTGCCCTTCTCTTCCAACCAGCTGCGGCGCGCGGCGGCTTCGCCCTTGCCCATCAGCATCGTCATCATCGTGACGGTGGTGTCGAAGTCGAACTGTCCCAAGGTGATCGGCGACAGGCGCCGCGTGTCGGGATTCATCGTCGTATCCCACAATTGCTCGGGATTCATTTCACCCAGGCCCTTGAAGCGGCTGATGCTCCATTGCGTCTCGCGCACGCCGTCCTTGCGCAGCTTGTCGAGAATCGATTCCAGCTCGGCTTCGTCGAGCGCATACAGCTTTTGCGCGGGACGCTTGCCCCGTGCCGGCGCATCGACGCGGAACAGCGGCGGCCGAGCGACATAGATATGCTGCCGCGCCACCAACTGCGGAAAGTGCTTGAAGAAGAGCGTCAGCAACAGCACCTGGATGTGCGAGCCGTCGACGTCCGCATCGGACAGGATGCAGATCTTGCCGTAGCGCAGGTTCGACAGGTCCACCGTGTCGTTCGGCCCGTGCGGGTCGACGCCGATGGCCACGGAAATGTCATGCACTTCGTTATTGCCGAACAGCCGATCGCGCTCGGTCTCCCAGGTATTCAAGACCTTGCCGCGCAACGGCAGGATCGCCTGGAATTCTTTTTCGCGCCCCATCTTCGCGGAGCCGCCGGCGGAGTCACCCTCGACCAGGAACAGCTCGTTGCGCGTGATATCGGTCGACTCGCAATCGGTCAGCTTGCCGGGCAGCACGGCCACGCCCGAGCTCTTGCGCTTCTCGATTTTCTGGCCGGCGCGGGTGCGCGCCTGCGCCTGTTTGATCACCAGGTCCGCCAGCTTCTTGCCGTGCTCGACGTGCTGATTGAGCCACAATTCGAGCGCCGGACGGGTGAAAGCCGAGACCAGCTTGACCGCATCGCGACTGTTCAGACGTTCCTTGATCTGCCCTTGGAATTGCGGGTCCAACACCTTTGCCGACAGCACATAGGAGACGCGCGAGAACACGTCGTCGGCCAGCAGTTTCACGCCCTTCGGCAGCAGGCCGTGCAGCTCGATGAAACTCCGTACCGCCTGGAACAGACCGTCGCGCAAACCGGACTCGTGCGTGCCGTGCGCGGGCGTGGGGATCAGGTTCACATAGGATTCACGCAGCAGCGTGCCTTCCTCGGTCCATGCGACCACCCAGGCAGCGCCTTCGCCGGGCGCGAAGTTTTCTTCGCCGTTACGCGCCGGATCGGCAAAGCGCTCGCCCTCGAACAGCGGCACCAGCGGCTCCGCGCCGTTCAGGCCTTCGCTCAGGTAACCGCGCAAGCCGTCCTCGTATTGCCATACGATGCGCTCGCCGGTCTTCTCGATCGTCAGCTCCACTTCGACGCCGGCCAGCAGCACGGCCTTCGAGCGCAGCAGTCGTTGCAGTTCGGCCTGCGGCAGCGTGGCGGAATCGAAATACTTCGGATCCGGCATCACGGTGACGCGCGTGCCATTGCGGCGCTCGCCTCGATTGGCCGGCCGTATCGTCAATTCGCGCGTGACCGCGCCGTGTTCGAAGCCGACATCGGCCACTTTGCCGTCGCGCCACACGGTGACGTCGAGGTGGGTGGACAGCGCGTTCGTCACGGAGACGCCCACGCCGTGCAGACCGCCGGAGAACGAGTAGGCGCCGCCCGAGGCCTTGTCGAACTTACCGCCCGCGTGCAGGCGGGTGAAGACGATCTCGATGACGCTGACGCCTTCCTCGGGATGCAGGCCGAACGGAATACCGCGGCCTTCGTCGTCGACGCTGATGGCGCCGTTGGCGTGCAAGGTCACGGCGATGCGCTTGCCGTTGCCACCGAGCGCTTCGTCGGAGGCGTTGTCGATGACTTCCTGGATTATGTGCAGCGGATTTTCCGTCCGCGTGTACATGCCCGGCCGCTGCTTGACGGGCTCGAGGCCCTTCAGCACCTTGATCGAGGCTTCGCTATAGGCAGGATTCGTCGGTTTTTTGGACATGTGGTTCGGAATTCAGCATCGGGCCGGCGGGGTCTGACGACGCCCCACCGACCACAAAAAATACAAATGGCGATGCCGCGCCAGGCGGGCGAGGCAGGAAAATCCCTGCCCGCGCCCGCCGGTCGCGGCCGACACATCGGAATACGGAAGCCGGCTTGCGGACAACCCGCAACCGATGTTCTGACACGAAACGGGGCCAGAACACACTGCTGGCCGCGCGTATTTTACTGTCTCGGACGATCGAGTGTACCTTGCGCGCGTGCGATTGGCCGCTTGGGGGAGCAAGGACGGCACATTGTCGCGGCCCGTCCCGGCAGGCTCGGTCAGACTTCGCCGCGGGTCTTCCCTTCCAGCGTTTCCCAGCGTTCCAACGCGAGCATCAGCTCGTCGTCGATTTCGGCGAAACGCTCCGTCAGCTTAGTCCCTTCGGCCGGATTGTCGACGAAGATCTTGCCGTCCTCGATCAGCGCCGACAGATGCCGCTGCTCGGTCTCCAGCTCGGCGATCGTCGCCGGCAAGGTCTCCAGTTCGCGTTGTTCCTTGAAGGACAGCTTGACCGGCTTTCCCTTCGGGACGGCGGGGACACTCGCGGCCACGCTCGGTGCAGCCGACGTCGCGCCCGCGCTGTCTTTTCCGGCCGCCGCGCCCGATGCCGCAGAGGCATCCGGCTTACGCGCCGCTTTGCCGCCGGCGGACCAGGGCGTGGCCGGCAAGGCATCGCCGCTCGTATGCTGCGCCCGAGCGGACTGGGTACGCCAATCCGAGAAACCACCGACGTATTCGCGCCAGACGCCATTGCCTTCGAAGGCGATGACCGACGTCACCACGTTGTCGAGGAAGGTCCGATCGTGGCTGACCAACAGGACGGTGCCCGGATAGTCGGCCAGCAACTCCTCGAGCAGCTCCAGCGTCGGGATATCGAGGTCGTTGGTCGGTTCGTCGAGCACTAGCACATTCGACGGGCGGGCGAACAGGCGTGCCAGCAGCAGGCGGTTGCGCTCGCCACCGGACAGCGATTTCACCGGGGAGCGCGAACGCTCCGGCGAGAACAGGAAGTCGGCCAGATAGCTCATCACGTGCTTGCGCGCGCCGTTGATCTCGACCCAGTCCGAGCCCGGTGCGATGGTATCGGCCAGGCTGCGCTCCGGATCCAGTTGCGCGCGCATCTGGTCGAAATAGGCCACCTGGATATTGGTACCAGTCCGCAGCGAGCCGCTGTCGGGCGCGATCTCGCCGAGCATCAGCTTGATCAGCGTGGTCTTACCTGCCCCGTTCGGGCCGATCAAACCGATCTTGTCGCCGCGCATCACCGTGGCGGTGAGCTTATTGATCAGGGTCCAGCCTTCATAGCCCTTCGACACGTCGATCATCTCGGCGACGATCTTGCCCGAGCGGTCGGCCTGACTGACGTCCAGTTTCACATTGCCTTGCACGTTGCGTCGTTCCGAGCGCTCGCCGCGCATGGCTTCCAGCCGTGCGATACGGCCCACGCTGCGGGTACGGCGGGCTTGGACGCCTTTGCGGATCCAGACTTCCTCTTGCGCCAGCAGCTTGTCGAACTTGGCGTTTTCGACGCTTTCGGCTTCGAGTTGCTGTTCCTTGCGAAGCTGGTATGCGGCGAAATTGCCGGGATAGGACAGCAAACGTCCGCGATCCAGTTCGACGATACGGGTGGCGACGGAATCCAGGAAGCGTCGATCGTGGGTAATGAAGAGCAGGCTGGTGCGCAGCGAGATCACCAGCGATTCGAGCCAGCGGATCGCGTCGAAATCGAGGTGGTTGGTCGGTTCGTCGAGCAGCAGCAGATCCGGCGCGCTGACGAGCGCCCGTGCGATGGCGACGCGCTTGCGCATCCCGCCGGACAGATCATCGACGCGCATCGTCTCGTCGAGACCGAGCTGTTCCAGCGTCGTTTCGACGCGATTGCGCCATGACCAGGCGTCGGTCGCGTCGAGGTCGCCTTGCAGTTCGGTCAGGCGCGCCATCAGGGCGTCGGAGTCACTGCCCTCGGCGCCCAACTGGGACGAGACCTCGTCGTATTCGGCAAGGAGACGCATCGCGTCGGCGAGGCCGGAGGCGACTGCCTCGAAAATGGTCTCACCTTCGGTGAATTCCGGCTCCTGCGCGACGAAGATCGTTTTCAGATTGGATTGGCGCGAAACCAGGCCATCGTCCGGGCGGCTGAGGCCCGCAACGATCTTGAGCAGCGAGGACTTGCCGGCGCCGTTGCGGCCGATCAGGCCGACGCGTTCGCCCTGCTCGATGGAGAAATCGGCGTGATCCAACAAAGCCACGTGACCGAACGCCAATTGGGCGCCGGTGATGGAGTACATCGACATGAGAAGGCTGTCCAGCAGCGAACCTGGCGGGAATCGACGATCCCGGCACTACGGCCGCCGCAAAAGGGGAAATCGGTTGGCCGCTATTGTACCGGCTGCGCGTGACGCAAACGGGGAAGTATGGGAATGCGCGCGGGATTGGCTTTAGGGCCGGAGTACGGGAGCAGCGGAAATGGCGTGGGCTGAGCCGGTGGCGTCAGAACGGCGCGGCGGTTTTGCTTCAGCTTGGCGGTGAGGCTGGGGTGACGCGATTCGGGGCGTATCGGTTGCACGCTCGGCCGTCAGCCTGCCGACCGGCATTTTGCTTCCCGATCTCCTTGACGACGGCATAGGACGGCGAGGAGATCGGTCAGGTCAGAACGATACCCTTTCAGGCCTTCTTGGTATGACGCGATGCGGCGGCGGACAACGTCCGCTTGCGACGCACATTGCGCAATGTGTCATGAAACACGGTTACAACCGCCAAACCGAAGACTGCAGCACCACCCGCCAACCATTCCACGCCCATTTTCTATCCCCGACCCATGTCACGGAAAACGAATCACCATACCTACTACGTTAGCTGAAAATAAATTGACACGAAGCTGACGCAATGCTTTTTTACACAAGAATCCGCTCGGGCGATGCGGGCAAGCAACAATTATTCTCTGCGGAGGATGTGGTGCGGGGTTTTGGATGAGGATCTTCTGCTACGGCAATGTTTTGAAAGGTATTTTCTTGATTTGCTTTTCTGGATTGGCGGATTGGGTCTTAGGTGTAGGAAGGCTTTTTCCGGGGTGCAAATCGGGCTCTGCGACTGTAATCTTGTTGCAAGGAATTTCGGGTGCCGTCCGATCGGCTAATTTGGCGGCATTTTGAACGACGCCCCTACCCGCCCGCTAGGATCGCCTAAACACCCTCTGCTATACTCTGCCCCGCGTCTCCCCGTAGTTCAATGGATAGAACAAGTGCCTCCTAAGCGCTAGATACAGGTTCGATTCCTGTCGGGGGGACCAAGAACATCCCAAAGATTGCAAGCAACGCTAAGTTAACCCCGTCGAGCCCCGTGCTACGGGGTTTTTTATTGCCCACGTTCAGGAAGTTTGCCCATTGGCAGCAACGAGACTAGCGGCTGAACGCAAAATTACGTCGTCAGAGGTTCCGGGTGAAGTCTTAGACCGAGTGCACGTAGCACCTTGAGCATTGTGGCGAAGTCCGGACTACGTTCTCCAGAAAGGGCTTTATAAAGGCTTTCGCGGGACAGCCCGGCATCACGCGCGATATAAGACATACCACGAGCACGCGCCACATCGCCCACAGCGCGAGCGATGAATGCCGCATCGTCACCCGCGTCCTCGAAAGCGGCCTCGATATACGCTTGCATTTCTTCTTCGGTCCGCAGATGCTCGGCTACGTCGAAACGGGTTGTGGTTTTAGCCATGGCTCAGTCCTCAAGTTCGTTGGCAAGTCGCAGTGCTTGTCTAATGTCTTTGTCTTGGCTGCCTTTGTCGCCGCCACACAGCAGAATGATGAACACGCCACGGCGTTGCGTGTAGTACACCCGATAACCAGGGCCGTAGTCGATACGCATTTCCGATACACCCTCGCCAACTGGCTTGGCATCGCCCGGGTTGCCGTCCGCCAGCCTTTGCACCCGCACCTGAATGCGAGCGCGTGCGCGCACGTCTCTCAGGCCGTCAAGCCAGTCAGCAAATTCGATTGTTTTGCGCAATTCGATCATAGAACAAGTGTATCCCACTGGATACGATTGATCAATGCCGGAACATCTCGCACCGTCTCATATCGTCACATCATTGATCAGGTGCTTGAGGCAGGCATATAGAACCCGCCAAGGGATAGGTATCCACCTTTCTGACACGACGTCGCCAAACGGTAGTGCTGATGTCTGCCGTGGTGAAAAATAGAAACAAACGGCGCATGAATGATTGGCGTGTCAAATACAGACCGCCTTACCCCAATCGCCACTGATGGCGGCACGATTTGCACACGCCGTAGTGTTGACGATTACGTTGAAACAGCCAGACGACGAAACAAACGGGTGCGCCGAAAAACACCACCAGAATCGTGATCACCAACACGAAGATTCCGATGGCATCGTCGGCTGGGCTCGGCTGATCCACCGAACGCAACCACCCCAGGGACTGACTCAGCGGCTTCTTCCGAACCGTCGCCGTTCTTTCCCAGCACTTTGGGCAACGCAAGACTTCGATAGTCTCCACCCGAAATCCTTCTCTTTTATCATCGGTAACGATGTCGCCAGCGTCAAAGACCGCGTAGATAGGGCGTGCTTGCTGGTTCTTGGCAATGCAACACATTCAGCCGGTGACGACGCTTGCCGTACACCAGCGGGAACATCGAAAGCTGTCAAAGAACGTCAGCGTCGTGGCAACGATTCAGCCACGGTTGTCGCCCCGCCAGCGTGGAGCGACGCAATCGCCCGATTCACGAGATGCGCGCCCGTCAAATCCATGGTGTTCTGCGCCTGCCAGAGGATGGCGCAGGAGATCAGAGTGGCCACGGTGCCTAAGAGGAATCGCCCAGCGTTTTCCATCATTTTTCTCCTTTCCGTTCACTTTTAGGTAAACGGCCGCCCGTGAGGATCCTTTAGGAATCGACATTCTGTCGCCTCCTTTCGCGCATTTGCCCGGCCGCGCCGCCATTCGCCGCGGTTTAAGAAAAACTTTAGATTGGTGCTCGCTGGCGGAACGTTCCTTGCGCACGTTTGGGATGCAGGACCCACGTTCCAGGAGGAACGACATGACACAAGATCCGAATATCACCACCGAGCCAGATCTGAATGCCAGAACTGGACGATCCCGCTGACGCACCGCCGAATGAAGCGGACGAAGACGGAGAAGCGTTACCTACGGAGCCCGGAGACATCGATCCAATAGCGCCCTTACCGCGACCGGGCCAAGTCTAGATCGCCCTTCGCATGATCGCAGAACCTCGGCGCCCGCTTTCGCGGGCGTCTTTCTTATAACGCACCGCTCTCTTTCGCGCCCCGACTCAGCGCCAATCCACGCGATTACTCCTCTCGCATACCGGCCCTCGACACACATCGTTGCCCCATCCCGGCACACGCCCGAGTCAAAAATTCAGCACGCTCCGCTTACCCTCTTCTAAAGCCTTTCACCCATCGATCGTCCATTCGGACGACTTTGTCTGCCCAGAAAAATTAGGTAGCATTCCAAACGATAAAACCGACAGGCCAATTTGGTTTGTTCGGCGATCCAAGGGAGCAGCTATGCAGCGCAGAACGTTTGAGAGCGGTTCAACAGTCGTCGCGGTCCAAAGACGAGGTACTGGCGCAGTCCTAGCCAAGACTGATAAGAACAGTCGAAACCTCTGGGTAGCCTGCCTCCTCCTTCCCGCTGTCTTAGCCTGCAGCCCTCGTCTGACACATGCGCAAAACGTCTCGCTACTGAAGGACGCCAGCGTCGCCACGTATTTCTCCCCCAACGGCGGTGCAGTCCAAGCCCGAGTCGATCTGATCGACACGGCGAAAACCCGCGTGCTACTCGCCGGCTATGGCTTTACGTCCGACGCCATTGCGCAAGCGCTTATCAATGCCCACAAGCGCGGTGTAAAAGTCCAAGTCGTCATCGACAAAAGTAACGTTCACTCTCGACATTCGAAGGGTATGAATTTACAAGCGGCAGGAATCGATGTGCGCTCCCATCATGCCTACGCGATCATGCATCACAAGTTTGTCGTCGTCGATGACAAGGTCGCGTTCGGCTCGATGAATGCGACCGATGCCGGCGAGGCGCGCAACGCGGAAAATTGGAATGTCTTCTCGAACGCAGGCCCATTAGCGCGCGTCTACACGAAAGAATTCGAGCGACTATACGCAGGCGGGAGGGCATTCGAGGATCAGTCGATCGCCACAAAATCACGACGCACTACGGAAGATCTGCCCGCGTCGA
Coding sequences within it:
- a CDS encoding DNA topoisomerase IV subunit B; amino-acid sequence: MSKKPTNPAYSEASIKVLKGLEPVKQRPGMYTRTENPLHIIQEVIDNASDEALGGNGKRIAVTLHANGAISVDDEGRGIPFGLHPEEGVSVIEIVFTRLHAGGKFDKASGGAYSFSGGLHGVGVSVTNALSTHLDVTVWRDGKVADVGFEHGAVTRELTIRPANRGERRNGTRVTVMPDPKYFDSATLPQAELQRLLRSKAVLLAGVEVELTIEKTGERIVWQYEDGLRGYLSEGLNGAEPLVPLFEGERFADPARNGEENFAPGEGAAWVVAWTEEGTLLRESYVNLIPTPAHGTHESGLRDGLFQAVRSFIELHGLLPKGVKLLADDVFSRVSYVLSAKVLDPQFQGQIKERLNSRDAVKLVSAFTRPALELWLNQHVEHGKKLADLVIKQAQARTRAGQKIEKRKSSGVAVLPGKLTDCESTDITRNELFLVEGDSAGGSAKMGREKEFQAILPLRGKVLNTWETERDRLFGNNEVHDISVAIGVDPHGPNDTVDLSNLRYGKICILSDADVDGSHIQVLLLTLFFKHFPQLVARQHIYVARPPLFRVDAPARGKRPAQKLYALDEAELESILDKLRKDGVRETQWSISRFKGLGEMNPEQLWDTTMNPDTRRLSPITLGQFDFDTTVTMMTMLMGKGEAAARRSWLEEKGNEVEADI
- a CDS encoding ATP-binding cassette domain-containing protein; this translates as MSMYSITGAQLAFGHVALLDHADFSIEQGERVGLIGRNGAGKSSLLKIVAGLSRPDDGLVSRQSNLKTIFVAQEPEFTEGETIFEAVASGLADAMRLLAEYDEVSSQLGAEGSDSDALMARLTELQGDLDATDAWSWRNRVETTLEQLGLDETMRVDDLSGGMRKRVAIARALVSAPDLLLLDEPTNHLDFDAIRWLESLVISLRTSLLFITHDRRFLDSVATRIVELDRGRLLSYPGNFAAYQLRKEQQLEAESVENAKFDKLLAQEEVWIRKGVQARRTRSVGRIARLEAMRGERSERRNVQGNVKLDVSQADRSGKIVAEMIDVSKGYEGWTLINKLTATVMRGDKIGLIGPNGAGKTTLIKLMLGEIAPDSGSLRTGTNIQVAYFDQMRAQLDPERSLADTIAPGSDWVEINGARKHVMSYLADFLFSPERSRSPVKSLSGGERNRLLLARLFARPSNVLVLDEPTNDLDIPTLELLEELLADYPGTVLLVSHDRTFLDNVVTSVIAFEGNGVWREYVGGFSDWRTQSARAQHTSGDALPATPWSAGGKAARKPDASAASGAAAGKDSAGATSAAPSVAASVPAVPKGKPVKLSFKEQRELETLPATIAELETEQRHLSALIEDGKIFVDNPAEGTKLTERFAEIDDELMLALERWETLEGKTRGEV
- a CDS encoding addiction module antidote protein, encoding MAKTTTRFDVAEHLRTEEEMQAYIEAAFEDAGDDAAFIARAVGDVARARGMSYIARDAGLSRESLYKALSGERSPDFATMLKVLRALGLRLHPEPLTT
- a CDS encoding type II toxin-antitoxin system RelE/ParE family toxin, which gives rise to MIELRKTIEFADWLDGLRDVRARARIQVRVQRLADGNPGDAKPVGEGVSEMRIDYGPGYRVYYTQRRGVFIILLCGGDKGSQDKDIRQALRLANELED
- a CDS encoding phospholipase D family protein, encoding MQRRTFESGSTVVAVQRRGTGAVLAKTDKNSRNLWVACLLLPAVLACSPRLTHAQNVSLLKDASVATYFSPNGGAVQARVDLIDTAKTRVLLAGYGFTSDAIAQALINAHKRGVKVQVVIDKSNVHSRHSKGMNLQAAGIDVRSHHAYAIMHHKFVVVDDKVAFGSMNATDAGEARNAENWNVFSNAGPLARVYTKEFERLYAGGRAFEDQSIATKSRRTTEDLPASNIAPVKAAQKNDV